One window of Selenomonadales bacterium genomic DNA carries:
- a CDS encoding YitT family protein, producing the protein MEAKNKFSAIIKKYLLLTLGAIVYAAGLETFFVPNNLIDGGIVGVSMMISYLTDTPLSVFVVLLNIPFLYLGYKQIGKTFTISTLYSIVVLALAIQYFHTTPNITYDIFLATIFGGIVVGLGVGMIIRYGGSVDGTEIVAIISDRKTELSVGETVMIINLFILSSAGLVFGWERAMYSLIAYFIAYKVMDLVISGLEESKGVMIVSDRSDDLAETLLARLGRGVTILHGEGAYTNEPKRILYTVVTRLEVAKLKAIVKEKDPSAFLSIYNINDVVGGRVKKKSIH; encoded by the coding sequence ATGGAGGCAAAAAACAAATTCAGTGCGATAATCAAGAAGTATTTGCTGTTGACGCTCGGTGCGATCGTATACGCGGCAGGTCTGGAAACGTTCTTCGTACCGAATAACCTCATCGACGGTGGTATCGTCGGTGTTTCGATGATGATCAGTTACTTGACTGATACCCCGCTCAGCGTATTCGTCGTACTTTTGAATATACCGTTCTTATATCTCGGTTATAAGCAGATCGGTAAGACCTTCACCATATCGACGCTTTATTCCATCGTAGTATTGGCACTTGCTATCCAGTACTTTCACACGACGCCGAACATCACGTATGACATCTTTTTGGCAACGATATTCGGCGGTATCGTCGTCGGTCTTGGTGTCGGCATGATCATTCGTTACGGCGGTTCGGTCGACGGAACGGAGATCGTTGCTATCATCTCCGATCGCAAAACGGAATTGTCGGTCGGTGAAACGGTCATGATCATCAACCTCTTTATCTTGTCGAGTGCAGGTCTTGTATTCGGTTGGGAACGTGCGATGTATTCGCTCATCGCGTACTTCATCGCGTACAAGGTCATGGATCTCGTCATCTCGGGTCTTGAGGAGTCGAAAGGTGTTATGATCGTATCGGACAGATCGGACGATCTTGCCGAAACGCTTCTGGCACGTCTTGGTCGTGGTGTCACGATCCTGCACGGCGAAGGCGCGTACACGAACGAGCCGAAACGAATCCTCTATACGGTCGTTACTCGTTTGGAGGTCGCCAAGCTGAAAGCCATCGTCAAAGAAAAAGATCCCAGCGCGTTCTTGTCCATCTACAACATCAACGATGTCGTCGGCGGCCGCGTGAAGAAAAAATCAATACACTAA